In the genome of Xiphophorus hellerii strain 12219 chromosome 14, Xiphophorus_hellerii-4.1, whole genome shotgun sequence, the window GATCTCGAAGGCCTTCTGCAGTTTCTCGGCGCCCTCGGTGCGGAAGAACTCGTTGATGGCCTTCTCCGTCTTCTTCAGGTGGCTGCTCATCATGCAGAGGCGTGTGACGTTCAGGATCATGATGATGGTGAAGGTGACCAGACACACCACCATGTAGTACACGCCCATGTCGCCATTGGTGAAGACCACGCGCAGGGTCACCGTGCCATTGGCGGTGCCATGGACGTTGGCGGCCATGCACGTATACTTGCCTCGGTCGGAGAACTCAATGCTGGTGATGTTGAGGACTCCGGTGTCCAGCAGCCACCACTTCCctcctgcagacacacacacacacacacacacacacacgaccaTGATGGCATTTTTCTGGGTTTCACTTCATGTTTCTGAGGCAGAATGCTGATGAAGTGACTAACTCTGCGGTCAAAGTTTAAATCCTCTTAATCCTTCTACTTCACTCTGTTCTGCTGTTGTCCTGTTATCATTAGGAACTTACAGCTTCTGCTCACATAAAagtttgtaaaagttcaaagaaaaacTTATTTAACCTCTatgtgtttattaaaaacaataactggAATGTAATCATTTGTTATCAGATAAAAGCCTTGATGTTTGGGATGGAAGGTAttgattaatgagttaatctacAGTCGACTCATCTTATCGATAgactaacaattaattgataagtggctattttcttttgtatcaaGGGAGTAGATGGTCCTTCAATAACAAGAAAAGGCTAATTTTTTCATAtgatgttaaattaaaaagaaaaaagaaaattaaatttcagTCTTATTAAATGTGAGCtgtattaaatactgactgaataaaccGAACATTGcagcaaatttaaaatataacagaaaAGGTTCCTCTTAGGATGCTGAATAGAAAAGTAAAAGAtggaaagaataaaatattaatgaaacacTCAATCCTCCATCAACAGAGAGATGTTCATACAGAAGTACTGTCTGTATTTTCActaaaaagaaagttaaaacatGACTCCATGTACTGCATTGACTCACAACTGCCCTCAAAATCATCCTTGCTTATTGgcatcatgttttttgtttttttttttacattttttccagtcGTGTTACAATTGTTCTCCGTTTTTCAAACACATCCTGACCTTAGCAATTACTGAATTTCTCATTCAGTAATTTCTGAATGAGAGGCTGACGCTGTTTCACCTTTCAGCTAGGCTAAATGAGCGCTGTCAAGATGAAACTTAAGAAACTTatcgagtgtttatatttcaaaacagaaccgctTAAAGTCCATTTTAAATCCCAAACAGGACTCTGTTTGGACCATTTCACTTTCCAATTCTGATATGGCCCCGTCATCTTTATTCTTGTATCAACTGGCTAAGCCTAAGGATGATCaacggcgccctctgctggatggcagATGAACTACAGCACTAAAAGAGGTCTAAGCGGACGTTATTCATtattggaactaattttaatctaataaacaattaattgaCAATTGATCGAAAGTTAATTAACTGTTTGCATCCTCACTAGGTACATTTAAGGTCTGAGAGCAGCATAGATGAGGAGAGGCCCGCCATGTTTCCAATATTTAAACACAGCAATACGTTTCATCCGGTAACACTGGGCACTATGCAATCCACATCAGACTATTCAGGGGAAACAgcgctttgcaaaagtattcacacccactATACTTTTTATACCTTTGTTGAAAATTACAACTGCAAACCTCACACAAAGTAAACcagatgttttaaatgatttgtgatgttcaaaacagtttcacaataaaatgcaaacttgCACACTGCACCTTTCCTATTTTtgtcaaaggaaaaaaaactgaaactacatgtttaattacataaaattaaaatacaatatgtTGAAGTGCGTGTTTATACATGTGACCTTTCTCTCATTTGGAGGAAAGGCCTGTGTTTAATGACACGTGGTTTTGTGAATGTGCATGCAGCAACAAGCTGCCAGCTGCAGTCACTCCACCAGACCAGTTGCTCAAACGAGTATTTGAAAAGACTGAACCATATTGGGCCCGCAGAGCGCTGCCTGTTTGCTTTAGTTCTGGATTGCAGCACGTCAAATCAATGAGCTGCTCGTTTTCACTGATGAGCAGAATGTGAACTGTTGAGCCGCTGAGCAGTTCAAAGGAAGAGCTCCAGATCAGTGTTTTCTACTGCAGAGGTGATCAATACCGCTCTGTTAGATGTTAAAGCTACAACCAAACAGTAATGTAGAAAGAAGCTCCCTTAACCAAACAGAACCCACTGTTCATTTCTTAAGCTGGTTTTTTTGaaggagattttagtttaatccAATAGCTGCGCAAAGCAAATCATCTACTGCCCGGCACAACCCAGTCTCCTTCCAACTTCCACTCCTTCAATTTCATGTCCGCCATCTTAATACTACTCTGGCTTTGAATGAAAGCCGACTTTGTGGACAGATTTCATCCCACACGATACATTTTTAAGATTCTGCATCAACAAGTCCTCGTTCCCTCGCAAGCAGCGTGGGAATAGAGTTGGAGAAATATCACAGAGGACTTCTTTAAGACCCGTCCACAAACATCCTGAGCAGGCTTCTGTCCTCAGGAAGAGATGAATGAGTTTTCAGGAAAAGCAGCTGGATAACTCTGCTTTCCCACCCATCCgccttttcagacaaaaaaataaaaagcagatttcTAATTTTGTCCCGGCAGTCGACTCACATGAAACCACTGATGTTTTGCCAACTGCTTCTAGAATGATTGTAGGGGAAATAAAGCACGATTGCAGGAACGACCCAAGCAGCACTAATCAAGAGAATCTAATCCAGAAACAATCTGGGATAAGCGCAGGGGGagtgaagcctttttttttttttttttggaggaagTTCTGGGAGTACAGCTGCGGGGGTTTTgggttaaaatattaataataacaatgacTCAGCCTCCTACTTCATGCCTCTGATGGCAGGTTACAACAGGTTAGCGCAGGAAAGGCACCAACATAAAAACACTCTTCCTCTGATGCTGAAAAAATAATCTCtctcaaataaaagaaaatctttaatgAATGAATTAGGAACAGTTTCATCTGTTTCTGTCCAATAGATGAAAATGTGCCAAATGATGCAGAAAGTAAGAGTAAAATCCCTACTTTACATGAATTACTTCGTCCCAGTCAGCATATCTAGCGATGGCAGTCGGTTGGATATGCTGTCCCAGTCAGCATATCCAACCTATTTTCCCATAGGTGACCGAGCTACAGCATCTACGACCTCTGACCTTCTGagtgtgtgttgttgtgtttggGCATAAATAAACAACCCTGATGCACCCGAAGCTGCCTGACAGgaaattgattatttatttatttacctctAGACCTTCTAAAGAAAGTTTGCGTCTTCAagctgtaaatttaaaaaaataactacacAGAAGTTTGCTCCAAATTTACCAACAGTAACACAGGAACGGtgtttaaaatgtctaatttatATGCCAAAGAAAATACTGTAAATTCCTTTCAAATAGCTTTTTACATGTTCGTGCTTCCTTTAATTCCATGTTAAGAAGCTCACTGATGCTGAAAGCGCCCACTCTGGAAGAGTTTCAGCGAGGTTTCTTGACTGGGAAAGGTTGGATTTTTGAATTTCCGACCCACTGAAGGGCTGATTAAGCTGAAAAATCAACTAATCTCTTGGTGCAGCTCTAAATATAGCAACTTTCTATTAAAAACGTAAGATTTAGGTCTTGGCCATAAGTCAATTTTAGCcataaatttaattttctacatttgaaGACTTAGTTTGTggaggaaaatctggattttttttaactaatggATTTAAATAGTTCACAGTGATGTTAGCCCACCCAAGAACTACTACTTTGTTTGACAAGCGTGTTTTACAAATTCAGTTTACCTAACCTTTGAATTTATGTCAGCTCACAAAaggaatgactgaaataaaagccagtttttaagatattttctgtcACTTGTAAGTTCTTCCTAAAGGgggaaaaatgtgattaaaatcgAAAATCGGTTTTAACTGACAATATTCACCCAGCTTCTTATAAACTGTAATGAGCAATAAAGtcttgaaatgtaaatattgtatttgtttttcctctctatACTTGTAATGATCCCAGAGAACTAGAAAAACCAGCTTCCACGTTACTCAAACTGACATCAAGGATCTGAAATGCTGCTCTTACTTAACTGCACAATTTCCAGAGTTGAAATCTTATGTTTGATTGTAACTCCTGAACTCTTCCTCTTATTATGATATTGACTGCAGCATGTCTCAGACCATgcagtagatttaaaaaaaaaaaaaaaaaaaagctgaccaAAGAACAAGTTTTGTAGAGAGAGAAGTCTTCCTCACCACTAGTCTGCGTGTCCAGGCGCTCTCCGTGGGAGTTGAACCACTCGACGCTGGGGAACGGGTCTCCGGTGACGTTGCAATCAATCAGCGCACAGCTCCCCTCCCTGGCAATTATCTGGCTCACTTTAGTGAACACAACTGGAACGAAGCCGCTGCCGTCTGTCACGTTGTTGTTCTCTGTACGGTTCCCATCCGTGTCCATCGATAACGCCCCGGCAGAGCGGGAGGCGATAAGACACGCCAGGACTACGAAGACGGATCCGCCGGTCCAGTGCATTTTTTTGGACTGTTGTGCGACACCCAACGGGGGAAGATATCGTGTCATTCCTCCTGGGGCTCCATCCTGCCGGCTGGCTATCTCTTGATAGAGGAAGGCAGTTTGGTATCCAGCCCTGTGATGTGAAACATCtcactgtaaagaaaaaagtatttggtagaTATTAAACAGAGAGCATAAAATAACATACGGTAAAACTGATTATGCTTTTTGCACATCTTCAAACATGTTTCCACTTTAAGAAATGACTTAAGTCACTTAAAAACAAGCAACTCCTCATTACTGTCACCATAAAGGCAACATTAgtcacattttgtaaaactaTTCTGGTTTGTTCAACTGGcccaaataaaatttaaaaattcaaaggATCAAATTTAATCAAGCATATACTTGTCACTATTGTTCTCCACTCTTCTTGgcacaaaacaaatgttgacCAAATACACATTCTGTATGTATAAAGCTAAATTGGTGATGCGGCCCATCAAATAACATCTACCtataatccaaataaaaactcaTTAATGTTTCAggaatttaaatttttgaatGTTACATTCAACTTTTCTTCCCCAGACTTTATTCAAACTTGACACATTATCAAATCAAATTCTGTGCTTTTCTAGACTAAGTAGGGATCCTGAATATGCATAAATACGTTTTGTTGAAAGTGAAAATAAGGTGCCATCTTAAGAGAAGTGGCATATGATCACTTTACTTACAcatatgttgtttttgctgttgaGATTACACAACAGCCAGAGGTTTTCAATTTCCCGTCCGTGTTCAGGCATAATTACGAGACGAGCTTTGCTTTAAACAGTCTCTGCCTTAATAAACCCCTGCTGCGCATCATTTTTTTACcaacaaattacaaaattattaaCAGTAAAATCAGAAGCATAGCAAAACACAGTTCCATAAGCCCGAAACTACcttaatatagaaaaaaatatacgtGAAGTATACATCTGTAGTTGTAATATAGTTCCTAAGAAATACCAGAAACGTGGCGTCTTCCTGTTGTGTACCAACATTAGCAATTGGCTTGCTTCGCATGAAAACAAAGCCACACGGCCACATAACGGAGCAGTGTGTGGGCGCCGTCTATTTTCCGGGTCGCTATGTTCAAACACATTCGTCGCTATCTTTGTGTGAGTGAGGAAACAACCAGGTCAGAAAGCAAATGTGTACATCTGGTAGATATAACATAgcctaaaacattttttttttttaattatccaaaTTCAGCGTTGCTACACAGAATAGCATCAGGGCGGTGGGATACGGCTATGTGCTGGGCAGCAGTTATATATCATGGCAGTGTGTCGGGGCGAGCTGGTGGTAGCGGCAGCTCCGGTCCTCGGCGAAAAGGtgcagtgtgtgtttttatatatacatcGCAGAGATGGTAGTCGCTACTTAATCAAACGGGGATTTAAATACCAATATAGCGTCGTAACGTTACCCCGAACCGTCATCAGCAAACGGCCACCTCACCATCGACGGTCGCCGATAAAACACCCGAAAACAGCCGCAATTTCCGCAcagccttgtttttttttttttacttacatcATGGTCTGAGTGCCATTTGTGCCCCAGTGTTTGGTTGAGAACCTCCCAGTAGACGGTACGAGAGGAGCTATTCCTGCTCCGGGATCTCCATCCTCCTTCCTCCCGATGCCTGCTGCTGTGGAACCGGAGCGGTGAGAGGGGGAGGGAGGGCGCAGAGCCCCGGCCGCCTGCTCGGGTTGCACTGATGGGAACTGCTGTCTGCTACCGGGTACTAACATTTATAATCACACTTAAAACAGGATGAAAATCataaagtagaagaaaaataaaccgAAATACAGCTTGCCGCTACCCACTGCCCCAAATTCTTAGCCACTACGGCAGGATgggaaaaacctaaaaaaaaaaaaaaaatccttacaaCACTGTTTATATCCACAATACAACGAATCACATcttatcacaaataaaaaactctCAATAACAATAAACTATCATAGGTAGACGCATCACCTGCTAAAGCTGCCTTTGGTGATGGCTTCTTGAGCCCAAACAGGGCTAGCTGTTGGGCTTTTTACCCAGACATCATTCTCTCTGGTAACTAAATATCTGCACTAAAAGCACAGatgctgcattgttttttttttctctcctaaaATTCCCTTAGTCAAACATGAAAGCTCATATGTAGATTTTAAAGGaagaaatgcaattttttttttggtagctTAGAATTACTTTCATCATTTTATGGACTAGAAAATGCAGCTGATTCATCAACTAACTGGTTTATTTGTGGAGATCACGGCTATTTTATAGAGGAAATACCCCGTGGGGTTCAACAGAGACCTATACTTGGATATTGAACATATATTGAACACTAGAAATAACCTTTTAGTATCAGATTTTAAAGGCACAGTAACCACCACATTGTCTAGTTTGAAGTAATATATACATTTGGTATCAATATTACCTATAAAAACGGTCAAAATAGCAAATGTGTCAGTGGAAAGTGTTTTGGTTTCACCATCAGTGCCATGTCTAACAACATGATGGTTATCAACGCGATTTGTTTAACATAAACAAATTTTCTCCGTGTTATAACATGAGGAATTGTTTTTATGGGCACAGCCTGCGACTTCCATAAAGCAGCACCATTGAAGGGTAGATGAACAAATTTTCCAACAGTATATTTACTGGTTGTAGTGAGAAATAAACGTCAAGCTTTTTTGTAACTCGCTTGTTTTTAAGTATAATGTCAGGGTTTCCATCCAGGGCTTGTGGCCCGATCTTAGACTGGATGGATGCATATTATAGCCACTGCATGAATTAAGTGGAGTATGTGTATGGATTACCCAAGAAAATGTAGTACAAAGACAATAAACAGTATTGACACGAGGGCATTTAATCCTGTGGTGGAGAACTCACCCTGTTCTGCCTATGGCTGCATGTACATGACTTATTGCAACTGCAGCTGGCAAATGGACTGTGGTTAAAAGCCCTTCAAACGGAAAGGCTGCATGATGAACAGGCTCTGAAAGTGGATCGCTGTGTGTCTGGGTAGCAGAAATGACAGCAGGGAAATAAGgcacattttaagtcaatataaTTCAGGCTGTTACCTTGTAGCCCAGACGTGGTAAGAGACAGCCTGGAAGCTGTGACAAGTCGAAAGACCGGCGTAGTATACCAAGGATCGAGTCGTAAGAGAGCGGTCAATAGCTAAGATAAAAATGCTCTGGTTATGAAGAGAAGCCAGTGTTAAAACCAGTTGTGTCTTTTCATGCATTTGGATCGAGTTTAGGGTTACTGAAGGTTGAATTTGTTCTTTCTCCTCTGCTCTGACCTTTTGTCGTCTCTACTTGGCTGTAAGATACCTGGAGGTACAATTACTCTGTCAGTCAGCAAACATCCACGCCATAAGAATCAAAGCTTTCCTTTGAATTTAACATAAACAAAAGTAATGTTGTCTTAAAGCTTCATACGACCTTTTCGGAAGACTTCCATCGATTTATACGACTGTACAGTACATCAAGCAGAACCTTTCGGTTCAGGACAAAAGGAGGCTTATTTTGTCCACACTCCTGCAGGTGTTGCAACAAGCGTATTTCGTCTCTACCTCCCTGACCCCATTATCTTTCACAGATGAAAGCTCCTGCTGTACTCAAACACTTCAGAGAGCTCAGTCACGCTGTAACACAAGGAGCTACAGCTGAGCACAGCGGGGAGGAAGTCTGTACAGAGGGAAGGAGAGCAGGCAACAGAGGGACCCTGTTGTTCTCGGCAGGGGCCGTTATGTGATCGTCAGGAAAAGATGGATGAATACGAAAAGTGACTCGTTCATTAAGACTCTACTTCAAGTACTGCTGCTGTCAGAAAAGTCTGCCCCAGAATCAT includes:
- the mfap3l gene encoding microfibrillar-associated protein 3-like, with product MTRYLPPLGVAQQSKKMHWTGGSVFVVLACLIASRSAGALSMDTDGNRTENNNVTDGSGFVPVVFTKVSQIIAREGSCALIDCNVTGDPFPSVEWFNSHGERLDTQTSGGKWWLLDTGVLNITSIEFSDRGKYTCMAANVHGTANGTVTLRVVFTNGDMGVYYMVVCLVTFTIIMILNVTRLCMMSSHLKKTEKAINEFFRTEGAEKLQKAFEIAKRIPIITSAKTLELAKVTQFKTMEFARYIEELARSIPLPPLIMNCRTFMEEILEVVGVEEMRHTFVRHAPEWRRDAHGWIPSIGVRDVFTILQVRDRERSESPAADSDNSSVHEQPQQIAIQASVHPPLDDGDCCMYEASPPSPSLSPCPSPSPPCSPLPLEEQQVAQEEEIGSQAAAEQIVSETPPCQVFYESHV